The window ctgaggatcggtcaatcgtgaagacgtacgactgcatcaactGTGTTGTTATAgttcttccgcttaacggtctacgagggtacatggatgacactctcccctctcgttgctatgcatctccatgatcttgcgtgtgcgtaggaatttttttgaaattactacattccccaacagtggtatcaaagccaggtttatgcgtagatgttatatgcacgagtagaacacaagtgagtcatgggtgatacaagtcatactgcttaccaacatgtcatactttggttcggcggtattgttggatgaagcggcccagaccgacattacgcgtatgcttacgcgagactggttctaccggcgtgctttgcacacaggtggctggcgggtgtcagtttctccaactttagtgaaactgagtgtggctacgcctggtccttgagaaggttaaaacaacattaacttgacgaactatcgttgtggttttgatgcataggtaagaacggttcttgctcagcctgtagcagccacgtaaaacttgcaacaacaaagtagaggacgtctaacttgttcttacagggcatgttgtgatgtgatatggtcaagacatgatgctatatttattgtatgagatgatcatgttttgtaacggagttatcggcaactggcaggagccatatggttgtcgatttattgtatgcaatgcaatcgccctgtaattgctttactttatcactaagcgatagcgatagtcgtagaagcaatagatggcgagacgacaacaatgatatgatggagatcaaggtgtcgtgtcggttacgatggtgatcatgacggtgctttggagatggagatcaaaggcacaagctgatgatggccatatcatatcacttatattgattgcatgtgatgtttatcctttatgcatcttattctgctttgtttgacggtagcattataagatgatctctcactaaatttcaaggtaaaagtgttctccctgagtatgcaccgttgccaaagttcatcgtgccgagacaccacgtgatgatcgggtgtgataagctcaatgttcatctacaacgggtgtaagacagttttacacacgcataatactcaggttaaacttgacgagcctagcatatgcagatatggtctccgaacactgagaccgaaaggtcgagcgtgaatcatatagtagatatgatcaacatagtgatgttcaccattgaaaactactccatttcacgtgatgatcggttatggtttagttgatatggatcacgtgatcacttagatgattagagggatgtctatctaagtgggagttcttaagtaatatgattaattgaacttgaatttatcataaacttagtacctgatagtattttgcttgtctatgttattgtagatagatggcccgtgttgttgttccgttgaattttaatgcgttccttgagaaagcaaagttgaaagatgatggtagcaattacacggactaggtccataacttgaggattatcctcattgctgcacagaagaattacgtcctggaagcaccgctgggtgccaaacccgctgcaggagcaacgccagatgttatgaacgtctggcagagcaaagctgatgactactcgatagttcagtgtgccatgctttacggcttagaaccgggacttcaacgatgttttgaacgtcatgaagcatatgagatgttctaggagttgaagctaatatctcaatcaaatgcccggattgagagatatgaagtctccaataagttctacagctgcaagatggaggagaatagttctgtcagtgaacatatactcagaatgtctggggtaccataatcacttgactcagctgggagttaatcttccagttgatagtgtcattgacagagttcttcgatcactgccaccaagctacaagagcttcgtgatgaactgtaatatgcaaagggatggataagacaattctcgagctcttcgcaatgctaaaggttgcggaggtagaaatcaagaaggagcatcaagtgttgatggtcaacaagaccaccagtttcaagaaaaagggtaaagggaagaagaaagggaacttcaagaagaacagcaaacaagttgctgcccaagagaagaaacccaagtctggacctaagcctgagactgagtgcttctactgcaaagggactggtcactggaagcggaactgccccaagtatttggcggatgagaaggatggcaaggtgaacaaaggtatatgtgatatacatgttattgatgtgtaccttactagagctcgcagtagcacctaggtatttgatactggttctgttgctaatatttgcaactcgaaacagggactacggattaagcgaagactggctaaagacgaggtgacgatgcgcgtgggaaatggttccaaagtcgatgtgatcgtcatcggcacgctacctctacatctaccttcggtattagttttagacctaaataattgttatttggtgccagcgttaagcatgaacattatatctggatcttgtttgatgcgagacggttattcatttaaatctgagaataatggttgttctatttatatgagtaatatcttttatggtcatgcacccttgaagagtggtctatttgtgttgaatctcgatagtagtgatacacatattcataatgttgaagccaaaagatgcagagttgataatgatagttcaacttatttgtggcactgccgtttgggtgatattggtgtaaagcgcatgaagaaaccccatactgatggacttctagaatcacttgattatgaatcacttggtacttacgaaccatgcctcatgggcaagatgactaaaacgccgttctccgtaacaatggagcgagaaaccgactttttggaaatcatacatactgatgtatgtggtccgatgaatactgaggcttgtggcgggtatagttattttctcaccttcatagatgatttaagcatatatgggtatatctacttaatgaaacataagtctggaacatttgaaatgttcaaagaatttcagagtgaagtggaaaatcatcgtaacaagaaaataaagtttctacgatctgatcgtggaggagaatatttgagttacgagtttggcctacatttgaaacaatgtggaatagtttcgcaactcacgccacctggaacaccacagcgtaatggtgtgtctgaacgtcgtaatcgtactttactagatatggtgcgatctatgatgtctcttactgatttactgctatcattttggggttatgctttagagacggctgcattcacgttaaatagggcaccatcggaatccgtcgagacgacaccttatgaactgtggtttggcaagaaaccaaagttatcatttcttaaagtttggggttgcgatgcttatgtgaaaaagcttcaacctgataagctcgaacccaaatcggagaaatgtgtcttcataggatacccaatggagactgttgggtacaccttctatcacagatccgaaggcaagacatttgttgctaagaatggatcctttctagagaaggagtttctctcgaaagaagtgagtgggcggaaagtagaacttgatgaggtaattgtacctgctcccttattggagagtagttcatcatagaaaccggttcctgtgacacctacaccaattagtgaggaagctaatgatgatgatcatgaaacttcagatcaagttactactgaacctcgtaggtcaaccagagtaagatccgcaccagagtggtacggtaatcctgttctggacgtcatgttacttaaccatgacgaacctacgaactatgaggaagcgatgatgagcccaggttccacaaaatggcttgaagccatgaaatctgagatggggtccatgtatgagaacaaagtgtggactttggttgacttgcccgatgatcggcaagccatcgagaataaatggatcttcaagaagaagactgacgctgacggtaatgttcctatcactacaagaaatatgtcaactagtgaccttctatcagtgaccctggaagaattggtcatagatctacgaccatttgagaccaattggtcaaaagctgctcGGGGGCTCCAAACCCTCAACTATATCGACCATTTTGGCCATAAagatcgtaatttccttacacgaaatggtcataaagcagacaacactgatccgttgccttatttctagctgatcacgaccaatatagatggtcataaccttataaattgtggtggattgctatgactatgcgccacctcatcagttttgcctatgtgtcatgtacaTGTgtaaatttttgccctaggttgtgaagcaatctatatttctgtcattcccaaaattccaaaaaaatatcataaattctttgggtcatacctTCGTCAAATACGTAAAAatacttccttgcctagttcaaaaatgattcaacaatattcattttcctattttgttcagaacatcactttgtgaaggaagtactatttatatattcttgattgccctcaaaatttCTGGGcattctttcctatccaaatcattgcctcatgacaaaattcaactCCGTTTGCCAAGTAAATCTTCctcagcaaatttccaaagtttttgtctacctagaagcattgtgaaggaagtacaagataGGAATATCgtaatgagttgaatttttgccacatattctatatgccaAATTCTTAGCTCTACACAAAATTTTAGCTCTATTTGATAATACATGTGAGCTCATCATTGAATCTTTGTTTCTGGTAATATTTTTAGTTTGTGAACCAACTACATTTTATATTGCTTTATAATTGCTGAAAATTTACCAGGACATTACCCTAACTATAGAAACCCCCTAAACCAAATTTCAGCACAATCCAATCATCTATGTAAGCCCAACTTCAATTTCTATTTTCTGTCcaaattggcacattgcaaagcaagtgctatCTAGACACCTCCTATTGTCCTCAAACTTTTTGTGCCGTCTTACATATACAAATCATTCCCACAttccaaaattcagctccatttgcctattaAATCTTCCTCAAAAAATTTCTAAAGTTTTTATCCATGgaaaagctttgtgaaggaagtacaagctaggattatccaaatggtataatttttttaCAGTGCTTTACTATGCCCAAATTACCATACTCCACAAAAATTCGGCTCAATACACTTATCCATTTGAGCCTAGCTTCAACATCCATATTTCTGCCCGATGtgatactttgcaaagcaagtgccatccaaactcctccatttgagctgaaaatttgccaAGACAGTCTccctagtagatgatcatcctcatccAAAACTCAGGCCCATTGTCCTTGtgaatttcccgtaccgctaatcaaacacttggctgctaattcatgtttgagcatagttcggtctcctcgtgagattcttctgttgtTATTTCCTTCATAgcatctacctggggagtgcccaacctactaaacatgcctaggctgcccagaacgcaTGGCCACGCCACGGtcgcgcggtgaccacgcggcgggcatgcgagtctacgcgctttggagttggggccctcggccaccgtccaaacctcgacgtatcaccaccaatccatgtatttatgcttaaatagatacttatgtatctagaaatgatttttggaaaaaataaagagcaaactataaggcagttgcagttcaaatttgacccgcttcctactgaatcggcggaaatttgtctttttcaccagaggtggatcaaatattttgacacccaaccatttggtcagttTTACATTAAATATGCCCTAGTATTGTAGAAATTTGATTTGGTCcacttttgcaacaaatatatggtaggttcttcacaaaaaaactcatttcgggcactcggaaaatggaaaatgaattttccgtgcaaagaaaatgtaaaattccttaggaaacattgtttggaattccaagatggacctttgtgcatgatatgagaccatttgaacaaactatgccatgaatgtggccataagattgatcatttgccttgaaagtcatgaatcttcacgcatgatagctcatttccgagagcactttttaaaataattatcgtattacaagtttattatttttcctggaaacttggtcacatataatgacacaatgcgaaggttttccaattttttgatttttttttgaattttttatgcccgtttcaaaatgcggtcaaaatggcgggcttgaccgttcctagctagtgattgaatcttggaaaacttttgatgtttatctgattaaatagatacttatgtacctagaaatgatttttggaaaaaataaatagcaaactatgaggcagctacagttcaaatttgacccgcctcCTTCTCAattgacggaaatttgtctttttcaccagaggtggatcaaatcttttgacacccaaccattttgtcaattttgcattaaatatgacctagtattttagaaatttgatttggtccaattttgcaacaaatatatggtaggtccttcacaaaaaaaactcatttcaggcactcggaaaatggaaaatgaattttctatgCAAAGAACAtgtaaacttccttaggaaacattgtttggaattccaagatgcgcctttgtgcatgatatgagatcatttgaacaaactatgccatgaatgtggccataagattgatcatttggcttgaaagccatgaatctccacgcatgatagctcattttttagaacactttttaaaaatatttgtcgtattacaagtttattatttttcctagaaacttggtcacatataatgacacaatactaaggtttttctattttttttattttgtttgaattttttatgcacgtttcaaaatgcggtcaaaacggcaggattgaccgttcctaactagtggttgaatcttggaaaacttttgatgtttctctgatttaatagatacttatgtacctagaaatgttttttggaaaaaataaatagcaaaatatgaggcagctacagttcaaattttgacccacttcctactaaatcggtggaaatttgtctttttcaccagaggtggatcaaaacttttgacacccaaccatttggtcaattgtgcattaaatatgacctagtattttataaaattgatttggtccaattttgtaacaaatatatggtaggtccttcacaaaaaaactcatttcgggcactcgaaaaatggaaaatgaattttccgtgcaaagaaaatgaaaactcccttaggcaatattgtttcgaattccaagatgcacccttgtgcacaatgtgagatcatttgaacaaactatgccatgaatgtggccataagattgatcatttggcttgaaagacatgaatcttcacgcacgatagctcatttctgataacacttttctaaaacaattgccgtattacaagtttattatttttcctcggaACTTGGTCGCATATAATGATACAATGCGaagattttccaattttttgattttttttaaattttttatgtccgtttcaaaatgcgCTTAAAACGGTGggattgaccgttcctagctagtggttgaatcttggaaaacaattgatgtttatctgattaaatagatacttatgtacctagaaatgatttttggagaaaataaagagaaaactatgagtcaaatttgacccgcttcctactaaatcgacggaaatttgtctttttcatcaaagGTGGATCaagacttttgacacccaaccatttagtcaattgtgcattaaatatgttctagtattttaaaaaattgatttggtccaattttacaacaaatatatggtaggtccttcaaaaaaaaaaactcatttcggacactcgaaaaatggaaaatgtattttccgtgagaagaaaatgaaaacttaggcaacattgtttgctattccaagatgcatccttgtgtacaatattagatcatttaaacaaactaagccatgaatgtggccataatattGATCAATTTGcttgaaagccatgcatcttcacgcatgatagctcatttctgagaacacttcttttaaaataattaccgtattacaagtttattatttttcctagaaacttggtcacatataatgacacaatgcgaaggttttccaattttttaatttttttaatttttcatgctcgtttcaaaatgcggttaaaacggcgtgcttgactgttcctagctggtggttgaatattggaaaatTTTTGGTATCtctgtgattaaatagatacttatgtacctagaaatgatttttggaaaaaataaagaataaACTATAAGGCaatcgcagttcaaatttgacccgtttcctagTGAATCGATGAAAATCCCACCAAATATGAAAGTACGTCTAGTTCTTTGAGGGAACCGTACTTAAACGTTGTCATAAAAAGAGAAGGGAACTTACCGTCGGGCGTCATGGTGCTGCGTTGGAGCTCCCCGACGCTGCAATGGAGCTTCGTCGGACACTGTGGTGCTGCGTTGGAGCTCTTGGCGCGCCGTTGAGAGCCGCAATGGAGCTTCGTGGGGATGTCATCTGTGCTGCGTTGAAGTTTTTCATGCTCGATGCTATTGTGACATATTGATGTGATCGAACGATCACCAATGCGCAGATCGAGCGGCTAGCTAGGCGGATGATTTCTAGACAAAATCATCTGACTAACTCGTAAGAGCCACCTATTGTTAATCGATTGTGACCAATACTTCGTATGATTGGTCTACAAGCATGTCACGCGGATCAAGCATTAGAGACCGTCGAATACTCCGAGATCCAACGGCCCACACCCTCTCACCCACCCACTGGGAgctcctctctcccccgcacaccactccttgtcccctcctctctctccccacgGGCAAACCCTAGCGCTCCACGATCCAGACTCCTTCCCTCCCCCGCCGCCACCCACCTCCACCACCCACCCCTCTCCTCGCCGCCACCCACCTCCGCCACACCTCCCCTCCCCACCTCAGATCCTCTCCCCACTCCCAGATCCAACTTGCCACCGTAGAACGAGGAGATCGCGGCCAAGATCTTCGGGACGCGCTGGTCGTCGTCGCCAACCGCTCCTCCGCCGACCCGCACAAGTTCCCTGGTGCTAAGGTACCTCGAGGAGTTCGTGCAGCGGTTCGACCTCCTCGGGTTGGTCCGGTTCGGGACGGAGGTGGTGAGCGTCCGCCGCAGCAGGGACGACGACGCGGGCTGGAGGGTGAGGCTCGCCTGCGCTGGCAGCGAGCTAGAGGAGGAGGTTTGACGCCGTGGTCGTCTGCAGTGGGCACTTCGCCGAGCCGTGCGTGGCCGCCATCGCAGGTAATTACTCGGTCCGATCTATCCCCACTGATGGCTAGCACTGGCAGTAGGCAGTTGGCCAATAGCTACTTCCGATCGATTCGATTCTTTTTGGCATCTTGCAAGGGAGGCTGGATGGGTTGTTAGCAGCAAGGATCCATAGCAGGCAGGGGAAACATTATGATTAGTAGTTGGCCTCATCGATCGGATCTGAGTAGCTGGGCTAGCAACGATTATACTACTTTGTGTTTGGATGCTTGTTTGACTGATTGCCCACCGTTGAAAattttgtttatatatatataatttttttgaaGATGCCACAAACTGCCAATAATGATGCTGATTATTCTCTGGTGAATGTGAATGTGAATGTATCGTTTGTATGCCTGCCTATGTATgtgtgtagagagagagagagagagagagagagagagagagagagaggcgcgcCGTACAGATCGGCTGCTTCATATGCTACTGCTGGTGAGAGGGattgagggggagagagagatgctTCATACGCTGCTGATGTGTATGCACCCTGTTCCGCGCAATGCGCGAGGCAATTCACGAACTAAGATCATTTTTGTGTGCTTGGAAAGATTTGGATAGTTTTTTTTTTTCTCTGTTCGTCTAGAGATGGAGTCTGTGGAGATAGAGTTCATTAGTTTTTGGTGTATCCGTCTAGAGTTTATTTAGCAAAGTTCAGAAACGCAAACAACATCAGTTCATTAGTTACACTAAGCATTTGCCTGCCTAAGTTGTATTTAGACCAAAATTTGCTAATAGACACCCCCCTTCACAGATCTGCTATTTTAAACTAATGACTTCATGGTGTAAGGAAGATGTAATTTTGATATCAATGATGCAAACAAATAAGATTGATCCTAAAGAAAAAACGGTAATGGTATAAAATATGAATTGTCGGTTACTGTCTTTGCATTAAGAACATGGAAACATATTCATTATAATGATGGCTTGGCTATCAGGGAAAGAAACAGTAAGAAAATAACACCAAAATTGTTATATAGGAATACAGCCAGTTTTCATCTTAAGAGAGCCAGTGGTCCGCGCAAACGCAGTCTCTATGCAGTGGCATCACCTCCCTACCGTCTCTCCCTCCAGCACATCGCTGTGTGGGTGGTCACGAATCTGGCGGCGCAGTCGCCGGATGCGAAGAAACTCGAATGCTTCTACCTCCACTGGGCTGACATGTAAGATAAGTTATGCCCCCCTCATCTGCACTCTCCTACCTATGATGTTTCAGCTAGATTCATGTCACACATAGGTTGTGGAACAGGAGAAACAATATGATGTGCACATTAGAAACTTCACTACGGTTCAATTGGACCAAGAATTTACTGGCATTGTGTATTTGGTATTAAATACAAATTCGTTTGGAAGTCGTAGTTATGAATATTATGCTACTGCATGAGTTTGAATCTTGGTCATCAACTATAAATTTTGAACAATAAGGT is drawn from Triticum dicoccoides isolate Atlit2015 ecotype Zavitan chromosome 4A, WEW_v2.0, whole genome shotgun sequence and contains these coding sequences:
- the LOC119283484 gene encoding uncharacterized protein LOC119283484, translated to MELRGDVICAALKFFMLDAIRSTIQTPSLPRRHPPPPPTPLLAATHLRHTSPPHLRSSPHSQIQLATVERGDRGQDLRDALVVVANRSSADPHKFPGAKVPRGVRAAVRPPRVGPVRDGGGERPPQQGRRRGLEGEARLRWQRARGGGLTPWSSAVGTSPSRAWPPSQVSEQHQEEELKQATTMHHRSSRTMVLRHMAPELSLGMRSNGYVRVLDLLGLNLQTFAKVPLKSHMVDEIREEFTLDDKCL